A single Methylomonas sp. AM2-LC DNA region contains:
- a CDS encoding NUDIX domain-containing protein codes for MTKEFKIIAQERIYHGFFSLDRYTITHTLFKGGWSEPVNRELFRRNNCVAVLLYDPQRDEVVLLEQFRVGAIGHPQRAWLLEIVAGAIEEGEEAPQVAYREAFEEAGCEISELQEIMQFYTTPGGCSERITLYYGRVDSSKLGGVHGLQCEGEDILVSVVKAETAFQMLENGQIDSAIPILAIQWLYIHRNRIRQSSP; via the coding sequence GTGACTAAAGAGTTTAAAATAATAGCCCAAGAGCGTATTTACCATGGTTTTTTCAGTTTAGACCGCTATACTATAACTCATACCCTGTTTAAAGGAGGGTGGAGTGAACCCGTTAACCGTGAATTATTCCGGCGTAATAACTGTGTCGCTGTGCTTCTTTATGATCCACAGCGTGATGAGGTAGTGTTGCTGGAACAGTTTAGGGTGGGTGCCATTGGGCATCCGCAACGTGCTTGGCTGCTGGAAATTGTGGCGGGTGCGATAGAAGAAGGAGAAGAAGCTCCACAAGTAGCATACAGGGAAGCGTTTGAAGAAGCGGGTTGTGAAATCAGTGAATTACAGGAAATTATGCAATTCTATACCACACCTGGAGGGTGTTCAGAACGTATAACGCTTTATTACGGACGTGTGGATAGCAGTAAACTAGGTGGCGTGCATGGTTTACAGTGTGAAGGCGAAGATATTTTGGTGAGTGTCGTAAAAGCCGAAACAGCATTCCAAATGCTGGAAAATGGACAGATCGATTCTGCAATACCGATTCTGGCTATACAATGGCTTTATATTCATCGTAACCGTATTCGTCAGTCCTCTCCGTAG
- a CDS encoding PQQ-dependent sugar dehydrogenase, which yields MKVARFLILSILIVTTLQSWAAKPEQLAMLKQLQLPAGFKISIFADHLPTARSLALGDNGIVYVGSRDGNVWALQDNDGDGLAEQQYILAKDLYMPNGVAYKEGSLYVAEVHRIIRFDAIGAHLSQPPQPVVVFNKFPTDKRHGWKYLRFGPDGKLYTAIGMPCNICKPENELFGTLVRLNADGSEFEILAKGIRNSVGFTWEPTSGQLYFNDNGRDYLGDNLPPEELNLWSQPGQHFGFPYCHAGIVSDPEFGGEKKCAEFSGPVWTYKAHIAPLGMHFYTGTQFPAKYRQQLLVAQHGSWNRTEPQGYQIAMINFKNGKPQAEQVFINGWLTTSGEVLGRPVDILQTQEGSLLISDDKLGVIYKVEYKP from the coding sequence ATGAAAGTCGCCAGATTTCTTATACTGTCTATACTAATTGTAACTACTTTACAGAGTTGGGCGGCCAAACCAGAGCAGTTGGCAATGCTCAAACAATTACAATTACCTGCGGGCTTTAAAATATCCATTTTTGCCGATCATTTACCTACAGCGCGCAGTTTGGCTCTGGGGGATAATGGTATTGTTTATGTCGGTAGTCGAGATGGTAATGTCTGGGCATTACAGGATAACGACGGTGATGGTTTAGCTGAACAGCAGTATATACTGGCCAAAGATTTATATATGCCAAATGGTGTTGCCTATAAAGAAGGTAGCTTGTATGTGGCCGAAGTACATAGAATTATCCGATTTGACGCTATTGGTGCGCATTTAAGTCAGCCACCGCAACCAGTGGTCGTGTTTAATAAGTTTCCTACTGATAAACGGCATGGGTGGAAGTATTTACGCTTCGGACCTGATGGTAAGTTATATACGGCAATCGGCATGCCTTGTAATATCTGTAAACCGGAAAATGAGCTATTTGGTACGCTAGTTAGACTCAATGCCGATGGCAGTGAATTTGAGATTTTGGCAAAAGGTATACGTAATTCAGTCGGTTTCACCTGGGAACCCACCAGCGGGCAATTATATTTCAACGATAATGGTCGTGATTATTTAGGTGACAATCTACCCCCAGAAGAATTGAATCTGTGGAGCCAGCCTGGTCAACATTTTGGTTTTCCGTATTGTCATGCCGGTATAGTTAGCGATCCTGAATTTGGTGGCGAAAAAAAATGTGCTGAATTTAGTGGGCCAGTTTGGACCTATAAAGCGCATATCGCTCCCTTAGGGATGCATTTTTATACGGGTACACAGTTTCCGGCTAAATACCGGCAACAATTACTGGTTGCTCAACATGGTTCATGGAATCGAACTGAACCACAGGGTTACCAAATTGCCATGATCAATTTTAAAAACGGTAAACCACAGGCTGAGCAAGTATTTATTAATGGTTGGCTAACAACGAGTGGCGAAGTTCTAGGTAGACCTGTCGACATTTTACAAACTCAAGAGGGGAGTTTATTAATCAGCGATGACAAATTGGGTGTTATTTATAAAGTTGAGTATAAACCGTGA
- the htpX gene encoding protease HtpX codes for MLRILLFLATNVAIMIAISIIFSVFGLKGSLDAQGINLDLNSLLVMSAVIGMTGSIISLFMSKWSAKNAMGVQVIEHPQNQTEQWLVEVVANLARKAGIGMPEVGVFDTPEPNAFATGANRNNALVAVSTGLLHNMSADEVEAVLGHEISHVANGDMVTMSLMQGVINTFVYFFATIIGYLVDRLVFKTERGYGPAYYITQLVAQIVLSILASMLVMWFSRYREFRADHGGAQLAGRQKMISALRALQRAQTPEELPGQLAAFGISGGSTRRLFMSHPPLEERIAALENDAR; via the coding sequence ATGTTAAGAATATTACTATTTTTGGCCACTAACGTGGCCATTATGATTGCCATTAGCATTATTTTTAGTGTTTTTGGTCTAAAAGGTAGCTTGGATGCACAAGGCATTAATCTCGATTTAAATTCACTATTGGTCATGTCAGCTGTCATTGGTATGACTGGATCCATCATTTCTTTGTTTATGTCGAAATGGTCTGCTAAAAATGCAATGGGAGTACAAGTCATTGAACACCCGCAAAATCAGACCGAACAATGGTTAGTAGAGGTGGTTGCCAATCTTGCCAGAAAAGCAGGTATTGGCATGCCTGAAGTGGGCGTGTTTGATACCCCCGAACCGAATGCGTTTGCCACGGGCGCCAATCGTAATAATGCGCTGGTGGCCGTCAGTACCGGCTTACTGCATAATATGAGTGCTGACGAGGTTGAAGCCGTGCTTGGACACGAAATTAGCCACGTTGCAAATGGCGATATGGTCACCATGTCTCTGATGCAGGGTGTAATTAACACCTTTGTGTATTTTTTCGCCACTATTATCGGTTATCTGGTTGACAGACTCGTTTTCAAAACTGAACGCGGCTATGGACCCGCTTATTATATCACTCAGTTAGTTGCTCAAATCGTGCTGTCTATTCTGGCTTCTATGCTGGTGATGTGGTTCTCACGTTACCGTGAGTTCCGTGCTGATCACGGCGGTGCGCAACTTGCAGGTCGTCAAAAAATGATTTCTGCCTTAAGAGCGCTACAACGCGCACAAACACCGGAAGAGCTTCCAGGCCAACTGGCCGCATTTGGCATTAGCGGCGGCTCAACTCGCCGTCTGTTTATGAGTCACCCGCCCTTGGAAGAACGTATTGCGGCTTTGGAAAATGACGCCAGATAA